GATAGGATAATTGGCCCGCCATTGAGCAATAGCCTCGGTCATGCGCTTAACTTGCTCGGGATGTTTGTCGCTCAAGTCGTTCCACTCACCAATATCGTTACTCAGGTTGTAAAGCTCATTCTTGACGGTGATCTGATACAGATCTTGTTCTACCCATTGAACCAATTTCCAGTCGCCTTCGATGGCAGCGAAGTTGAACGAACCATAAAGAGGAATCTCGGAGCCAAAGATAACAATGTTGTCGCGTTCAACCGGCTGATCTTCGGTCAGCGTCTTGAGGGCGTTATAGCCATCAAAGGTCTTCTTGTTCTGGGCCTTTATACCGGTAGCAGCGGCGAGGGTAGGGAACACATCCATCACGGTAATCATTTCATCAATCTCGCTACCGGCTGCGATATGTTGCGGCCAGCGGGCTAATGCGGCGACGCGAATACCTCCCTCATAGCTCTCGGCCTTACCGCCACGTAGCGGTGCATTATCGCCGCCGCCGCGACCATCCACACGGGTGGCACCGTTATCGGAAAAGAACAATACAATGGTATTGTCGGCAATGTTTTCGCTGTCGAGGGTGTCTAACACCTGCCCAATGGATTGATCCATGGCGTCTACCACGGCGGCATAGAGTGGACGTCGTGAGGGCAGGATGTGACCAAAGGCTGACATATCACTCGAGGGGCTGCGGGCCGGCTCGCGCTGATCTTCTAAGTCTTTATACTTCTCGACGAACTCATCGGGTGCCTCCAGTGGCTCGTGGGGGGCGAGGAAGGGCAGGTACATAAAGAAGGGGCGGGTCTTATCGCGCTGCTCGATCCAGCGGCTGGCCTCATCGGCGAGCAGAAAGGTCTCGTAGCCCTGATCATCGATGGTTTTGCCGTTGCGCTGAAAATCGATGCCGCCGAGATTGGCGAACGGTGGGTAAAAACCAACCTCGGTATGCAGGTGACCATAGAAACTATCAAAGCCACGCTCGTTGGGGTGAAACACCTGTTGACTGTGGCCGAGGTGCCACTTGCCGACCATGGCTGTTTGGTAGCCCGCCTGTTGGAAACTCTCTGGCATAAAGTGCTCATCAGTATGCACGCCGCCGGTATCCCAGGGCAGGATGACGCTGTAGGCAACCCCGAGGGTGCCGGGGTCACGGCCGGTCATCAGTGCCGCGCGGGTAGGGGAGCATATTGGCGCGGTATAAAAGCGGTTGAGCACTGCGCCCTCACCGGCGAGTCGGTCGAGGTTGGGTGTTTGAATCTGCGATCCCTTAAACCCCATGTCGGCATAGCCCAAATCGTCGGCAACAAAAATCAATACGTTGGGTTTGGTGTCAGCGGCCTGAGCGGAGATGGCGGCAGATAAAATTATTGCCGAGAAAGCCGCGATAGCATTTTTTTCAAAAATCATTTTTCTCACTTTTTTAATTATTTTTTTAACAGTGTCTGCTCTATCTATGGTTGCCTAGCAAGAGGCTGGAGTAAACTAACAATTAGTTCATCGACATGTTTTCTGGCGCCAATTAAGTCTTCTGCTTCGGCAATATAAAGGCCGATTTCAGCAAAGCTGGCCATTACTACGCGGGTAATCAGTTCGAGCTTTTCAATTGGCCAGTGATCGGCAGATTGCTCGGCTGATTTGAGCAAATGTTGTTTGGCCTGTTGACTGACCTCGGTATTGAGCCAGCGCTTTCTACCGAGTACATTGGGGCTGTCGAGCAGCACGATTTGACGAAAGTCCGCTTGGCAGCAAAGGTCGAGAAAACCATCGAGGCTGGCCAGTACGGGGTTGGCCTGCGGTGTCTCTTTCGCCTCGCTGAAGGTCAGTAGTATGTTGGCCTCCATTGCCTCGGTAACCGCTTCAAATAATTTTAGCTTGTTGCCGAAATAGTGATAAATCGGACGTATGGTAACGCCACAATGATTGGCTATATCTTCCAGTGAGGTGTTGTGAAAACCCTGGCTACCAAATAATTCAATGGCGCTGTTGAGCACTGCCGATTGGGTGTGGGCGCGCCGCTCGGCCTGGCTTTTTCTTTGACTCATGGTGTTTTCTCGGCCAATAAGGCTTTTGTTGCGACTTGGTAACGTCGCTGTGGCGACAACTGTTTGACAAATGTAGTTAAGTTACATAACTTGTATGCTATCACTATACTGAATAATTACAAGGTTCGATTCGATGTCTCAATATTTGGAAAAATGCTTCTCCGGTGCAAAAATAAATAGCCTCGAGCTGCGTAACCGTATTATTAAGGCGGCGACATTCGAAGGCATGAGTGCCAACGGCGCACCCAAGCCCAGCCTCGGCGCCTTCCACAGCCGTCTGGCCGAGGGCGGTATCGGCATGACAACACTGGCTTACTGCGGTGCTGAGTCCAACGGCCGGGTGATGGATTCGATGCTCTATATGGATGAGCAGATCAAGCCGCAGTTGCAGCAAATTATCAGTGATGTTCACAGCCATGGTGCCAAGGTGTCGGGACAGCTCTCTCATTGTGGCAATTTTTCCAAGAACAAAGAATTTAAGGGGCGCCGCCCACTGGGCCCGTCATTTGGCATTAATTCGGTCGGCATTGCCTCGGGCATGCCCTTCGCCGGTGCGCTGACCATCCCTGAAATCAAAGAACGGGTCAAGACCTTCGCCCGTGCCGCGTTGTTCATGAAAAATACCGGTTTCGATGCGATCGAGATCCACTTTGGCCACGGCTACGGCATCAGCCAGTTTATCAGCCCGCGCACCAACAAGCGCAAGGATGAATACGGCGGCAGCTTGGAAAACCGCATGCGCTTTGCCCTTGAAGTATTGGCGGCGGTGCGCGCTGCGGTCGGCGACGACTTCCCGATTATTGGCAAGATCAGCATGATGGACGGTGTCGGTGATGGCATCAAAATAGATGATGCGGTCGAGATTGCCAAGATGCTGGATAAGGGCGGCATCGATGGCATTATTACCAGTGGCGGCACCAGCAGCATGAATCCAATGCTGATGTTCCGCGGCGATACGCTGCTTAACGGTATGATCGAGCAAGAAACAAACCCTATTATGAAGTTCGGTCTAAAACTGGTCGGGCCGAAACTATTCCGCCAATACCCCTACGAAGATACCTACTTTCTGCCGCAGGCTCAGCGTATTCGTGATGCGGTCGACTGCGCCGTAGTCTATATCGGTGGCTGTAGCAGCAATGCCGACATCGAGCGGGTAATGGGGGCGGGTTTCGACTTTATTCAACTCGGCCGCAGCCTGATTCACGACCCGGACTTCGTCAAGCATGCAATGGCCGACGCCAATTATAAAAACGGCTGCAGTCACTGTAATAAGTGTGCCACGTTGATTGAACATCCCGACGGCATTCGTTGCGTCGAAGTCGCTTAGTCTAGGCGTTAGGCTTAAAGTGTTAGTCGACGGGTAAGCATCTACTGTCTCGACCATTTTAACACCTTATATCTGCTGTTAGGTTGTAGTCCAAAAATAGGGGGGCAGGAGATTTACCGTTAATCATTGTTAAGTTTATCTTTTCTCTCTAATTTATGTCGATATAATACCGTCGATAATAAATTGAGTAGATAGAATCGCCATGATGTATTTTGAAGATTATCATGTGGGTTTGGTGATGAATTCGCCGGCCTATACGGTAACCCAGCAAGAGTTAGTTGAGTTTGCCAGCAAGTGGGATCCACAGCCGTTTCATATTGATGAGGCTGCGGGCAAGGCTGCTTTTGGTGGCCTGATCACCTGCTCGGCCCATACTTTTTCCATATTTTCTGCCCTCGGCAGCAGACTTGATATTGGCAGTAATGGCGCAATTATTGCCGGACTTGGGTTTAACCGCATGCAGATGATCAAGCCTATTTATGTTGATGACCGGGTTCGGCTGCGTGCCGAGGTGACCAAGTTGCGTCGCTCGCAGAGCAATCCGGCTCAGGGCATTATGACCACGATTAATCATCTATATAATCAGAAAGACGAGTTGGTGTTCAGTGTTGAAACGGCGACTTTGATCGGCGTTAAAGAGACCGTGCCAGCATAATGCGGCGGCTATTCTCTATTTTTATCCAGCGCTGAGACAAGAAAATCGATGACCAACCTCAGCCGGGTCGATAGGTGGCGGTTTTGTGGGTAGACCGCCCAAATGCCCTCATCCTCCCGCCGATATCCGCTCAAGACCTTAATCAATTTGCCCTGCGCCACTGGCTGTTCGGTGTAGTAGTCTGGCAGTTGAGCCAGGCCGATGCCATCCATTGCCGCGGTGGCAACGGCGATGCCGCTGTTGCAGCGCCAATTACCGGTGACACGATAATCCTTGTGGTGGCGCTGCTGCCTTGGCTGTGTGGCTGAATGTTGTTGGAACACCCAGTGTTCGCTCATTCCTCGCAGGCAATTGTGGCCTGCCAGCTCGTCAATCGTATGGGGTTGGCCGTGGCGGCCAAAATAGTCCGGCGAGCCGACCACATCGAAGCGCCGGCTGGCTATTTTTCTTGCCATTAAGCTGGAATCGGCAAGCTCGCCGAGACGAATCGCCAAATCAAAACCCTCGGCAATTAGGTCGACATTGTGATTGTTGAGTTGCAAGTCCAGTTCTATGTCGGGGTACTCGGATAGCAGTTGGCTAAACAGGGGGGCAATCACCTGCTCGCCATAGTAGATAGGGGCGGTGACTCTGATCAGGCCGCTGGGGGTGGTGTTGAGCTGAGTGGCGGTGCGGTTGGCCTCGAGCAGACCATCGACCAGTTGCCGGCACTGTTGGTAGTAAATCTGGCCGCTGGCCGTGGTATTCACCTGGCGGGTAGAGCGATGCAGCAGTTTGACCGCCAGCTTCTTTTCCAGGGCATGAATGCTGCGGCTGACGTGGGCGGTTGACACCTCGAGTTGCTTGGCGGCGGCGGTGAAGCTGCCGGCCTCGACCACGGCGACAAACTCGTCCAGGCCCTGCCAGTTGTTGATGGCCATGTTGATTCCCTGAAATCCGGCTTATTGTTACTGTACAGTAATAGTATATTGCAATGACAGGGTATTATCTTTTTTCGGGTAATGGTTAATAATCATCTTATCACTTAAGTCAGCAACTACACTGTATGGGCTGCTTTCAATTTGGCTACCCGCCTCAGATTGCCCGTCACCGAATACTGGAGAACACTATGTCGAAAGAGACAATGAAAACACGCGCCGCCGTTGCCTGGGGCCCCGGTCAGCCGCTGCAAATAGAAGAGCTGGATTTGGAGATGCCGAAGGCGGGCGAGGTCTTGGTACGTATTGTCGCCACGGGTGTCTGCCATACCGATGCGTTTACTCTGTCCGGTGATGATCCCGAGGGGATTTTCCCCGCTGTCTTGGGGCACGAGGGCGGTGGTATTGTTGAGCGCATCGGTGAGGGGGTGACCAGTGTGGCGGTTGGCGACCATGTGATTCCGCTGTATACCGCCGAGTGTGGTGAGTGCAAGTTCTGCAAATCGGGCAAGACCAACCTTTGCTCCGCGGTGCGTGAGACTCAGGGCAAGGGCTTGATGCCCGATGGCACCACCCGCTTCTCCAAAGATGGCAAGCCGGTTTATCACTATATGGGATGCTCGACATTCTCTGAGTACACTGTACTGCCTGAGGTATCGCTGGCCAACATCAACAAAGAGGCACCACTGGAGGAGGTCTGTTTACTCGGCTGTGGCGTCACCACCGGCATGGGTGCAGTGAGTAATACTGCCAATGTTCAACCCGGCGATACCGTCGCCGTCTTTGGTTTGGGCGGCATTGGTTTGTCGGCGATTATCGGTGCTCGCATGGCCAAGGCCAGCCGTATTATCGCCATCGATATCAACGAATCGAAGTTTGAGATTGCGCAGCAACTCGGTGCCACCGACGTGGTGAATCCGAAGAGCTTCGATCAGCCGATTCAGGAAGTGATAGTCGATATGACCGATGGCGGTGTTGATTACTCCTTCGAGTGTGTTGGCAATGTGCATTTGATGCGCTCGGCGCTGGAGTGCTGCCACAAGGGCTGGGGTGAGTCGATTATCATTGGTGTGGCCGGTGCCGGCCAGGAAATAGCCACCCGTCCATTCCAATTGGTGACCGGTCGAGTCTGGAAGGGGTCTGCCTTTGGTGGTGTGAAGGGACGTTCTCAGCTGCCCGATTACGTGCAGCGTTATATGGACGGTGAGTTCCAGCTCGACACCTTTATCACTCATACCATGGGCTTGAATGAGATCAATAATGCCTTCGATCTGATGCATGAGGGCAAATCGATACGCACCGTGATTCACTACGATAAGTAATCGATTTTTATCGCGAGCTGTTATCGCCGCTGCGCCCAAACCGCGGCGGCTTTTTGACTTCAGGAGTATCGGTTACATGTCTTCATCGTTAGAAATGATCTCAGCCAACCGCAGTTTCGGCGGTTGGCATAAAAAGTACCAGCATCGCTCGAGCAGCCTGAACTGTGAGATGACGTTTTCGATTTACCTGCCGCCGCAGGTCGACGACGGCGGTAAGGTGCCGGTGTTGTATTGGTTGTCGGGTTTAACCTGTACCGACGACAATTTTTCACATAAGGCTGGCGCGCAGCGCTATGCAGCAGCGCTAGGTGTCGCCTTGGTAATGGCCGATACCAGCCCCCGTGGCGACGGTGTTGCCGACGATGCCGATGGTGCCTATGACATGGGGTTGGGCGCGGGCTTTTATCTGAATGCCACCGAGGCGCCGTGGAATAGTCACTATAAAATGTACGACTATATCGTCGATGAATTGCCCGCGTTGGTCGAATCGGTGTTTCCGGTCACAACAAAAAAAGCTATCAGCGGTCACTCCATGGGTGGTCACGGTGCGCTGACTATCGCGCTAAAAAACAGCGGTGTTTATACCTCTGCCTCTGCCTTCTCACCGATTGTTAACCCGGTTAACAGCCCATGGGGCAAGAAGGCGTTTGCCGCTTACCTTGGTGATGATGTGGCGGCCTGGTCAGCGTACGACACCGTCGAGCTAATGAATCAGGGCGCGGGTAAGGCGTTGCCGATCTTGGTCGATCAGGGCTTGGATGATAGTTTTCTGGCGGAGCAATTGTTGACTGATAATTTGGTGCAGGCGGCGCAGGCGAATGGTGTTGACGCCAAGGTGCGATATCAGCCCGGCTATGACCACAGTTATTATTTTATCGCCTCGTTTATCGAGCAGCACTTGATATTTCACGCCAAGCATTTGGTCGGCTCAGCTTGATAAAGTACTAGATATCAGCAATAAAAAAGGCTTAACCCTTAGGTTAAGCCTTTTTTTATTTTCTGAAAAGCTTACAGGTTCCAGGGGTTGGGTTTTCCCGGTGCCGGTTTTTTAGGGTTGCCATTAGAGTTCAGGTTGCGCTTCTTGTTACCCTGCTTGGATGCGGTGTTCTTCTCACCCTGGCGGTGCGAGGACTGTGTGCGCTGTTGTGGTCGCCTGTTTTTAGGCACGTAGTTAAGAATCGACACCGGCACCTCCTTATTGGGTGTAAAGCCCTCGACCACGCGGCGCTCTAACAGTTTATCCAAGCGGCTTTCAATGGCGCAGAGGCTTCTGAAATCGTCGCGGGAAACCAGCGAGATCGCCTCGCCTGCGGCGCCGGCGCGGCCGGTGCGGCCAATGCGGTGGATGTAGTCATCGGCCTCGTCGGGCAGGTCGTAGTTGATGACCCGGCTGAGTTCGTCGATATCGATACCGCGGGAGGCAACACCGGTGGCAACTAAAAACTGTAGTTTGCCAGATTTAAAATCATCCAATAAGTTGCTGCGTGAATCCTGGCTGCGGCCGCTGTGAAAGGCCTCGGCCTTGATGCCGCGTTTCTCTAACTGGCCGACTAATTTGGCGGCGCCGTGTTTAGTTTTAATAAAAATCAAGCCCTGTTGCCACTGCTGTTCATTGATCAGATGGCTGAGCAGGGCAGATTTCTTGTCTTTGTCGACGGTAATTGCCCACTGCTCGATCTGTGGTCGGTCTTTGTCGCTGGCGGCCAGTGAGATTTCTATCGGCCGGTGAATAGTGGTCTTGGCCAGCATCCGCACCTGATCGGATAAGGTGGCAGAAAACAGCAGGTTTTGGCGCTGCTCTGGGAGTCGCTCGATAATCTTATTGATATCGGCGATAAACCCCATGTCCAGCATGCGATCGGCCTCATCCAGCACCAACACCTTCAGCTCATCAAAGTACAGTGCGCGTTGAAACAGTAAGTCGAGTAGTCGGCCGGGGGTGGCAACAACAATATCCACGCCCTCAATCAGTTGCTGCTTTTGTGGTTCCTCATCGACACCGCCGTACATGGCCATCGAGGTGACGCCGGTATGTTTGCCATATTGGCGAATATTCTCTTCCACCTGCACGGCTAACTCCCGTGTTGGCGTTAAAATCAGCGAGCGGATACGCTTGCCGCGCACCTTGTTGCAGTTACTGAACTGCTGCAATAACGGCAGCACAAAGCTGGCGGTCTTACCGCTGCCCGTGGCCGCCGCGGCAATGACATCGTTGCCATTGAGTATCGCTGGAATCGCCTGGCGTTGAATAGGGCTGGGAGTCTGATAGCCTTTTTCGCTGAGGGCATTAACAATAGCGTCACTTAATCCAAGCGTGGAGAATGGCATGATGGGTCTCGGGTATAGGGAATAAACAGGCTGCGGCAGCAGGTGATGGCGGCAGTGTACGGCTGGTATTATAACAGCTCGCGGCCGTATTGGGGTAGTGGCCTTGCGGTATCGGGCCGCAGCGGGGTTAGGGGCGTTGTCGGTCCAGCTTGCTGAAATACTCTTTGAGATAGTCAATCAACAGCCGCAGTTTTTTAGAACCGGCGGCGCCGGGTGGAAAAACACCATAGATATCAATATCACCGGCTTGGTAGTCGTCGAGTATCGACTCCAGTGAGCCGGCATCGATTTTTGGCCTGGCATCGTACAGCGGGATTCTGCCGAGGCCATGGCCACCCTCAATAAAGGCGGTGCGAGCGGCGGCATTATTGGTGCTGATGCCGCCTTTGACCGCAATGCTGTATGAGCGCTGGCCCTTGCTGAGAGTAATTGTTGCGGCGCTTTGCTTATATACCACCCAGTCATGCTGTTCTAAATCGACGGGTCTGTGGGGTCTGCCGTGTTTTTTAAAATACTCCGGTGAGCCGCAGAGGCAGGTGGCCAGAGTGGATAACTTGCTGGCCTGTAGGCCAGAGTCGGGCAGTGGCGCGCCGCGAATCGCCAGGTCGATACCCTCCTGCATAATGTTCACCACCTCGTCGGTTAGCATCACATCGAGGTCAATTTTAGGGTAGAGGCGGCGAAATTCATTCAGCGCCGGCACTACTATTTGCAGGCCGACATTGACTGGACAGGTGATTTTAAGCAGCCCCTCGGGTTCATTTTTGAAGTGTTCAATGTGCAAATTGGCGTTGGCGGCTTGGTCGGCAATGATGCGGCAGGATTGGTAGTAGGCGCTGCCAGCATCGGTCAGGGTGACCGAGCGGGTCGACCGGTTAAGCAGTTTGACGCCCAGTTGAGATTCTAATTTTTTGATGTGGTAACTCACCACAGCGCGGGATAGGCCAATATGCTTGGCGGCGGCGGTAAGGTTGCCCTGCTCGACGACTTGGGCAAAGACGACCATACTTTTGAGCTGTTCAAAGGAGAGTTTCATTGTTGGATTGTATCAATTTGCTGAACAATGTGTTCGATTTTATTCGTATTGTTTGACCTGACTCATGGGTCTACACTGATCTCAATGGTTAAAGCAGCGATTGCCTAACAACCAATTTCCGACACACAGAGAGAGCGCAGCAATGAATACAGCAACCAACAAAAAAGTACTGATGGTTATTACTTCCCACGGAGAACTGGGTAATACCGGTGAAAAAACAGGATTTTGGGTCGAGGAATTCGCCGCCCCGTATTACGCACTTGTCGATGCCGGTGTTGACGTGGTGCTGGCCTCTCCAGCCGGTGGCCAGCCGCCGATAGACCCGAAGAGTGAAATGGCCGACTTTCAAACCGCCTCGACCCAGCGCTATGATCAAGATGCCGCTGCCCAGGCACTGGTGGCCACGACTCAGGTGTTGGCGAATGTACAGGCCGGTGATTACGACGGTGTGTTCTACCCCGGTGGCCACGGCCCGCTATGGGATTTGACCGATAACAGCGATTCAATCGCACTGATCGAAGCCTTTTTTGCCGCCAATAAACCAGTGGCGGTGGTCTGTCATGCGACGGCGGCGGTATTGAATGTGAAAACTCCCGCCGGTGATTTTGTTGTTAACAATAAGGTGGTCACCGGTTTCTCCAACACCGAAGAGGAGGCGGTGCAGCTTACCGACATCGTGCCTTTCTTGCTGGAAGACGAGTTGGTGAAGCGCGGTGGCGATTATCAAAAAGTTGCCGATTGGAATGCCTTTGCGGTGCAGGACGGCCTGCTAATCAGTGGTCAAAACCCCGGCAGCTCAGAGCTGGTGGCGGAGAAACTGTTGGCTGCCCTAGCCTAAGTCTTACCGCGTTATCAACAGCCTGGCCGAGCCCTTCGGTCAGGCTGTTGTCGTCTTGTTAGTGACGATTAGATCTAAAACCGATGGTGCTGCGTAAACTCAGGCGGTTTACCCGTTTATTCGTCGTTAATTCACTCCAGGAGTCACCATGTTAACCGTCCACCATTTGAATCAATCTCGTTCTAAGCGAGTACTGTGGCTGCTTGAAGAGCTTCAAACCCCCTACCAGCGGGTTGATCACCAGCGCGATGAGCAAACCCATTTAGCCCCCGCCAGTCTCGCTGCCGTACACCCACTGAGCAAGGCGCCGGTGATTGTCGATGGCGATATTACGCTGTGTGAATCCAGTACCGTGATGGAATACATTCTCGACCAATACGGCCGCGGGCGCTTAAGGCCTCCGGCGGCCAGTAGGGCGTATTATCAGTACTTGGAGTGGTCTCATTTTGCCGAGGGCTCATTGGCTTTGCCGGTGATGTGTCGACTGTTTATGGGGATGGAAACCCGTGCTGGCGATCAGCCGATGGATGGTTACATCGCCAAAGAGGTGGCGCTGGATTTTGCCTATATCGAATCGGCATTAAGTGATCGTGCATACTTTGCCGGCGACGACTTTAGCGCCGCCGATATTATGATGACGATTGTTTTGGAGTTCGCCGACGGCATCGGCTTGCTCGAGCAGCGGCCGAAGACCCGAGCCTATCTGGCAAAAATGCAGCAGCGTTCGGGCTATTTGGCGGCGGCCAGCCTGGGTTAAACCAGGCTAGGGCAGTGCTGTTAAGTTAAACCAGAGTGAGTACTTCACTCACCGGGCGGCGCTGCTTCTTCTGCCAGTTGCCGGCGACTTCACGTCCTACGGTGACCAGCATGACCGGTACTTCTTCGGCACTGAGATTAAACGTCTGCTGTATCGCCTCGGCATCGAAGCCAATCATCGGGCAAGAGCCATAACCCATCGATTCCGCCGCCATCATCAGCGTCATAGCGGCTAATGAGCCTGTCCGCATCGCCTCGTCACGCTGCATGGTGGGGTTGTCGCCGTACATACCATCGGCCATGCCCTGCCAGACATCGGCGACCTGCTGAGGCAGCGTGCCGTTGGCAATAGAGGGCTGCAGTGACTCGGCCAGGCTGCGGTGAATATCGAGACGACCGACGATGATAAAGCTGACCGAGGCCTCGCTGACCTTGGCCTGATCGAAGGCCATTTGCTGCAATGTCGCTTTTTGTGTGTCGCTGTGGACAGCAATAAAATGCCAGTTTTGGCCGTTAAACGCCGTTGGTGCCTGAGTGGCAAGCGCAACCAGACGGGCAATTTCCTGTTCACTCATGGTGTGGTCGGGGTCGAAATGATTCAGCGAGCGACGATTTTTGATCAACTCTATCATTGGGTTTGCTGGTGTTGCGGCGGTGTTAGTCTGTGTCTTGTTGTCGATGCTTGCGGCGCTGTCGATGGCTTTGTTCATAATCGTTTCTCTGCGATGGTGTCTGGTGGGTATCGGTGCTGATGTCACTGGGCCAGCCCGTTTGATGACGCCACTATAACGAGAGCGAGGTCTGTGGATAAGCCGGTGAAAGCAGGAATGACCTTTCCAAATATCGTGGTAATATTATATATGCCTCCTCACTACTGCTAAAAAAGGTGTTACATGGACCTGAATTCGCTGAATATCTTCGTCAATGTTGTGCAGCAGGGCAGTTTCTCCGCTGCCAGCCGTAAGACCGGTATTCCTGTGGCAACAGTCAGTCGCCGTGTCAGTGAGTTGGAGAGCGCGCTACAGCAACGCTTGCTGGAGCGTACCACGCGGTCGCTGATGTTGACTGACGCCGGCAATACGCTCTATCAACATGCGGTGCAGGGGCTTGAGGAGATATTCTTTGGCGAGCAAAAAATGCAGTCAAACGATCAGCAGTTACGCGGTTGTTTACGCATTTCTATTCCGCCGGCACTGGAGGCCCTGACGCCGCTGTTTAGTGAGTTCTACCGGGCTAATCCGGGCATACGCATAGAGCTATTAACCCAGTCTCGCAAGCTGAACTTTATCGACGACAGCATCGATATTATGCTGCGCATCGGCGACATTAATAATGAGTTGGCCATCGCTAAAAAGCTGGCGTCGATGCGCCATATGGTGGTCGCCACGCCGCAGTTTATCGACCAGCATGGCCGGCCAGAGACCATCGAACAGCTATTGGCGTTGC
The sequence above is drawn from the Sinobacterium norvegicum genome and encodes:
- a CDS encoding sulfatase-like hydrolase/transferase, translating into MIFEKNAIAAFSAIILSAAISAQAADTKPNVLIFVADDLGYADMGFKGSQIQTPNLDRLAGEGAVLNRFYTAPICSPTRAALMTGRDPGTLGVAYSVILPWDTGGVHTDEHFMPESFQQAGYQTAMVGKWHLGHSQQVFHPNERGFDSFYGHLHTEVGFYPPFANLGGIDFQRNGKTIDDQGYETFLLADEASRWIEQRDKTRPFFMYLPFLAPHEPLEAPDEFVEKYKDLEDQREPARSPSSDMSAFGHILPSRRPLYAAVVDAMDQSIGQVLDTLDSENIADNTIVLFFSDNGATRVDGRGGGDNAPLRGGKAESYEGGIRVAALARWPQHIAAGSEIDEMITVMDVFPTLAAATGIKAQNKKTFDGYNALKTLTEDQPVERDNIVIFGSEIPLYGSFNFAAIEGDWKLVQWVEQDLYQITVKNELYNLSNDIGEWNDLSDKHPEQVKRMTEAIAQWRANYPINGTRARIAAPPGWHPPLDWSTFPQPLNELQEEPAHSMAPNKPILYMLDQKQGDRGRLVYDCQRLSLLGNVCNPLSP
- a CDS encoding TetR/AcrR family transcriptional regulator, coding for MSQRKSQAERRAHTQSAVLNSAIELFGSQGFHNTSLEDIANHCGVTIRPIYHYFGNKLKLFEAVTEAMEANILLTFSEAKETPQANPVLASLDGFLDLCCQADFRQIVLLDSPNVLGRKRWLNTEVSQQAKQHLLKSAEQSADHWPIEKLELITRVVMASFAEIGLYIAEAEDLIGARKHVDELIVSLLQPLARQP
- a CDS encoding NADH:flavin oxidoreductase, which codes for MSQYLEKCFSGAKINSLELRNRIIKAATFEGMSANGAPKPSLGAFHSRLAEGGIGMTTLAYCGAESNGRVMDSMLYMDEQIKPQLQQIISDVHSHGAKVSGQLSHCGNFSKNKEFKGRRPLGPSFGINSVGIASGMPFAGALTIPEIKERVKTFARAALFMKNTGFDAIEIHFGHGYGISQFISPRTNKRKDEYGGSLENRMRFALEVLAAVRAAVGDDFPIIGKISMMDGVGDGIKIDDAVEIAKMLDKGGIDGIITSGGTSSMNPMLMFRGDTLLNGMIEQETNPIMKFGLKLVGPKLFRQYPYEDTYFLPQAQRIRDAVDCAVVYIGGCSSNADIERVMGAGFDFIQLGRSLIHDPDFVKHAMADANYKNGCSHCNKCATLIEHPDGIRCVEVA
- a CDS encoding MaoC/PaaZ C-terminal domain-containing protein, whose amino-acid sequence is MMYFEDYHVGLVMNSPAYTVTQQELVEFASKWDPQPFHIDEAAGKAAFGGLITCSAHTFSIFSALGSRLDIGSNGAIIAGLGFNRMQMIKPIYVDDRVRLRAEVTKLRRSQSNPAQGIMTTINHLYNQKDELVFSVETATLIGVKETVPA
- a CDS encoding LysR family transcriptional regulator, yielding MAINNWQGLDEFVAVVEAGSFTAAAKQLEVSTAHVSRSIHALEKKLAVKLLHRSTRQVNTTASGQIYYQQCRQLVDGLLEANRTATQLNTTPSGLIRVTAPIYYGEQVIAPLFSQLLSEYPDIELDLQLNNHNVDLIAEGFDLAIRLGELADSSLMARKIASRRFDVVGSPDYFGRHGQPHTIDELAGHNCLRGMSEHWVFQQHSATQPRQQRHHKDYRVTGNWRCNSGIAVATAAMDGIGLAQLPDYYTEQPVAQGKLIKVLSGYRREDEGIWAVYPQNRHLSTRLRLVIDFLVSALDKNRE
- a CDS encoding S-(hydroxymethyl)glutathione dehydrogenase/class III alcohol dehydrogenase, with protein sequence MKTRAAVAWGPGQPLQIEELDLEMPKAGEVLVRIVATGVCHTDAFTLSGDDPEGIFPAVLGHEGGGIVERIGEGVTSVAVGDHVIPLYTAECGECKFCKSGKTNLCSAVRETQGKGLMPDGTTRFSKDGKPVYHYMGCSTFSEYTVLPEVSLANINKEAPLEEVCLLGCGVTTGMGAVSNTANVQPGDTVAVFGLGGIGLSAIIGARMAKASRIIAIDINESKFEIAQQLGATDVVNPKSFDQPIQEVIVDMTDGGVDYSFECVGNVHLMRSALECCHKGWGESIIIGVAGAGQEIATRPFQLVTGRVWKGSAFGGVKGRSQLPDYVQRYMDGEFQLDTFITHTMGLNEINNAFDLMHEGKSIRTVIHYDK
- the fghA gene encoding S-formylglutathione hydrolase; the encoded protein is MSSSLEMISANRSFGGWHKKYQHRSSSLNCEMTFSIYLPPQVDDGGKVPVLYWLSGLTCTDDNFSHKAGAQRYAAALGVALVMADTSPRGDGVADDADGAYDMGLGAGFYLNATEAPWNSHYKMYDYIVDELPALVESVFPVTTKKAISGHSMGGHGALTIALKNSGVYTSASAFSPIVNPVNSPWGKKAFAAYLGDDVAAWSAYDTVELMNQGAGKALPILVDQGLDDSFLAEQLLTDNLVQAAQANGVDAKVRYQPGYDHSYYFIASFIEQHLIFHAKHLVGSA
- a CDS encoding DEAD/DEAH box helicase; the encoded protein is MPFSTLGLSDAIVNALSEKGYQTPSPIQRQAIPAILNGNDVIAAAATGSGKTASFVLPLLQQFSNCNKVRGKRIRSLILTPTRELAVQVEENIRQYGKHTGVTSMAMYGGVDEEPQKQQLIEGVDIVVATPGRLLDLLFQRALYFDELKVLVLDEADRMLDMGFIADINKIIERLPEQRQNLLFSATLSDQVRMLAKTTIHRPIEISLAASDKDRPQIEQWAITVDKDKKSALLSHLINEQQWQQGLIFIKTKHGAAKLVGQLEKRGIKAEAFHSGRSQDSRSNLLDDFKSGKLQFLVATGVASRGIDIDELSRVINYDLPDEADDYIHRIGRTGRAGAAGEAISLVSRDDFRSLCAIESRLDKLLERRVVEGFTPNKEVPVSILNYVPKNRRPQQRTQSSHRQGEKNTASKQGNKKRNLNSNGNPKKPAPGKPNPWNL